Proteins encoded in a region of the Deinococcus fonticola genome:
- a CDS encoding class I SAM-dependent methyltransferase, which yields MPERNLPHLDLPHLDLHYVDPRLVAQYDTDNGERDDLAYYAALAADLNARQIIDLGCGTGFLARRLAAAGHQVWGVDPAPEMLAYAQKQPGAERVVWLNADAGGLGDWQADLAVMTGNVAQVFLEDGAWLATLRHLHAALRPGGWVAFESRNPLAHEWEDWTPEKTREVTPTASGPLETWLEVLDVSGGRVHIRGRNIFQATGEHLDVHSTLRFRTFDEIAASLGQAGFRVQDVYGDWQRTPFTPPRRLMAFVAQRV from the coding sequence GTGCCCGAACGAAACCTGCCCCACCTTGACCTGCCCCACCTGGACTTACACTATGTCGACCCGCGCCTTGTCGCGCAGTACGACACCGACAACGGCGAGCGTGACGACCTGGCGTATTACGCGGCGCTGGCCGCCGATCTGAACGCCCGGCAGATCATCGACCTGGGCTGCGGCACCGGCTTCCTGGCTCGCCGGCTGGCCGCCGCCGGACATCAGGTGTGGGGCGTCGACCCGGCCCCCGAAATGCTGGCCTACGCGCAAAAACAGCCGGGTGCGGAGCGCGTCGTCTGGCTGAACGCCGACGCGGGCGGTCTGGGGGACTGGCAGGCCGACCTGGCTGTTATGACCGGCAATGTCGCGCAGGTTTTTCTGGAAGATGGCGCCTGGCTGGCGACCCTGCGCCACCTGCACGCGGCCCTGCGTCCCGGCGGGTGGGTGGCCTTCGAGTCGCGGAACCCCCTGGCCCACGAATGGGAGGACTGGACGCCTGAAAAGACACGCGAGGTCACGCCGACTGCCTCCGGCCCGCTGGAAACGTGGCTGGAAGTGCTCGATGTTTCAGGCGGACGTGTTCACATTCGGGGGCGAAACATCTTTCAGGCCACCGGGGAGCACCTCGACGTTCACAGCACCCTGCGCTTCCGCACCTTCGACGAGATCGCGGCGTCTCTTGGGCAGGCCGGGTTCCGGGTGCAGGACGTGTATGGCGACTGGCAGCGCACGCCCTTCACCCCGCCGCGCCGCCTGATGGCGTTTGTGGCTCAGCGGGTGTAA